The Thermus caldifontis genome includes a region encoding these proteins:
- a CDS encoding RtcB family protein, giving the protein METVPHGGRVYDLSMAHEGHNFVAEGFVVSNCGVRLLASSLTLEDLLPRQRELADALYRLIPSGVGSERRDVRFSKKELKEILKEGAGWLIRRGFGYPEDLRFIESEGRLPWANPDKVSDRAFERGAPQIGTLGSGNHFLEVQYVDQIYDEEAAEVFGLFPNQITVLIHTGSRGLGHQVCQDYVEKFLKVAPRYGIELVDKQLAAAPIQSPEGQDYLQAMAAAANFAFANRQLIAHFVREAFEVVGFPPREHGLRVLYDLAHNNAKFEEHRGKRVLVHRKGATRAFGPGHPEIPLEYRHVGQPVLVPGDMGRYSYVLSGTERAMAVSFGSSCHGAGRKMSRHQAKRVARERNLIKELAERGILVRAATRATVDEEMPEAYKDVSVVVEAVQGAGIGKKVARLRPLIVVKG; this is encoded by the coding sequence ATGGAAACCGTTCCCCATGGGGGAAGGGTTTACGACCTCTCCATGGCCCATGAGGGACATAACTTCGTGGCTGAAGGGTTTGTGGTCTCCAACTGTGGGGTACGCCTCCTGGCCTCCTCTCTCACCCTGGAAGACCTCCTTCCCCGGCAACGGGAGCTGGCGGATGCCCTCTACCGCCTCATCCCCTCGGGGGTGGGGAGCGAGCGCAGGGACGTGCGCTTCAGCAAAAAAGAGCTCAAGGAAATCCTCAAGGAGGGGGCGGGCTGGCTCATCCGCCGGGGCTTCGGCTACCCAGAGGACCTCCGCTTCATTGAGTCGGAGGGCCGCCTTCCCTGGGCCAACCCCGACAAGGTTTCGGATAGGGCCTTTGAGCGGGGAGCCCCCCAGATCGGCACCCTGGGAAGCGGGAACCATTTCCTCGAGGTCCAGTACGTGGACCAGATCTACGACGAAGAGGCTGCCGAAGTCTTCGGCCTCTTCCCCAACCAGATCACCGTCCTCATCCACACGGGAAGCCGGGGCCTGGGCCACCAGGTCTGCCAGGATTACGTGGAGAAATTCCTTAAAGTGGCCCCTCGCTACGGCATAGAGCTGGTGGACAAACAGCTGGCGGCAGCCCCCATCCAGAGCCCAGAGGGCCAGGACTACCTCCAGGCCATGGCCGCCGCCGCCAACTTCGCCTTCGCCAACCGCCAGCTCATCGCCCACTTCGTGCGGGAGGCCTTCGAGGTGGTGGGCTTCCCGCCCAGGGAACACGGCCTAAGGGTCCTCTACGACCTGGCCCACAACAACGCCAAGTTTGAGGAGCACAGGGGAAAAAGGGTCCTGGTGCACCGCAAAGGGGCCACCCGGGCCTTCGGACCGGGACACCCCGAGATCCCCCTGGAGTACCGGCACGTGGGCCAGCCCGTGCTGGTGCCCGGGGATATGGGCCGCTACTCCTATGTGCTCTCGGGGACGGAAAGGGCCATGGCGGTATCCTTCGGCTCCAGCTGCCACGGGGCCGGCCGCAAGATGAGCCGTCACCAGGCCAAGCGGGTGGCCCGGGAGCGCAACCTGATCAAGGAGCTGGCGGAACGGGGCATCCTGGTGCGGGCGGCCACCAGGGCCACCGTGGACGAGGAGATGCCCGAGGCCTACAAGGATGTTTCCGTGGTGGTGGAGGCGGTCCAGGGAGCCGGGATCGGCAAAAAGGTGGCCCGCCTGCGGCCCCTCATCGTGGTAAAGGGCTGA
- a CDS encoding phosphodiester glycosidase family protein has protein sequence MRLVALLFLLPWALAQTLLPAGTFGLSFREEAGAWIYEGEGVRLVYVPGVGWVEPPDAQLPAPEGERVPLEALRSLGYFRTPEAGVRFAPQGRGLRLVLDLTQPYPGLSQDSQGQERLTLLLPYLALGTLQVAWPKGLEARVRLLPTGTELSLFAKGKLLRYRLFPLENPPRLVLDLYPLEPEVAEPLAPGIRYREVWAFSPEPLRLYLVEAERGRLIPVGGPGARALPKDLAKDALAVLNGGYFDPKSGTPIGLWVQDGVTVSYPYGRVALLWDSFSFFMGFPKFEAVVQGPQGERVRVGINASRARYTAYTAPGPVGREGEEVALVRGDKVQNILPAPQELPPGTWALAFPKGAPPFPLRPGDSLSLFGRLDPPFRYALEGGPLLVREGQYAFDPSQENFRDPRPLQAVAPQAAVAWTREGRLWLLVSEPTTPGVLARALLSLGAWNALRMDGGGSAQLWVKGRLRSPYQGSPRPVVSALALYAP, from the coding sequence ATGAGGCTGGTCGCCCTCCTCTTCCTCCTTCCCTGGGCCCTGGCCCAGACCCTGCTTCCCGCCGGCACCTTTGGCCTCTCCTTCCGGGAGGAGGCCGGGGCCTGGATTTACGAGGGGGAGGGGGTGCGTTTGGTCTACGTGCCGGGGGTGGGCTGGGTGGAACCCCCCGATGCCCAACTGCCTGCCCCCGAGGGGGAAAGGGTGCCCCTCGAGGCCCTGAGGTCTTTGGGCTATTTCCGCACGCCGGAGGCCGGGGTCCGGTTTGCTCCTCAGGGCCGGGGCCTTCGCCTGGTCCTGGACCTAACCCAGCCCTACCCTGGCCTTTCCCAGGACTCCCAAGGGCAGGAGCGCCTGACCCTTCTTCTCCCTTACCTGGCTTTGGGAACGCTCCAGGTTGCCTGGCCCAAAGGGCTGGAGGCCAGGGTGCGGCTTCTGCCCACGGGCACGGAACTGAGCCTTTTCGCTAAGGGAAAGCTGCTTCGTTACCGGCTTTTCCCCTTGGAAAACCCCCCTCGGCTCGTCCTGGACCTGTACCCCCTGGAGCCGGAGGTGGCCGAACCCCTGGCCCCCGGGATCCGCTACCGGGAGGTCTGGGCCTTTTCCCCCGAACCCTTAAGGCTCTACCTGGTGGAGGCGGAACGGGGAAGGCTCATCCCCGTGGGTGGGCCTGGGGCAAGGGCCCTGCCCAAGGACTTGGCCAAGGACGCCTTAGCGGTCCTCAACGGGGGCTACTTTGACCCCAAAAGCGGCACCCCCATCGGCTTGTGGGTGCAGGATGGGGTTACGGTCTCCTACCCTTATGGCCGGGTGGCCCTCCTGTGGGACAGCTTCAGTTTCTTTATGGGTTTTCCCAAGTTTGAGGCGGTGGTCCAGGGCCCCCAGGGCGAGCGGGTGCGGGTGGGGATCAACGCTTCCCGCGCCCGCTACACGGCCTACACCGCCCCGGGGCCCGTGGGCCGGGAAGGGGAAGAGGTGGCCCTGGTGCGGGGAGATAAGGTCCAGAATATTCTCCCCGCTCCCCAGGAACTTCCCCCTGGGACCTGGGCCCTGGCCTTCCCCAAGGGGGCTCCCCCCTTCCCCCTTAGGCCAGGGGACTCCTTAAGCCTCTTTGGCCGCCTCGACCCACCCTTCCGCTACGCCCTCGAGGGTGGCCCCCTCCTGGTCAGGGAAGGCCAGTACGCCTTTGACCCGAGCCAGGAAAACTTCCGCGATCCCAGGCCGCTTCAGGCGGTGGCCCCCCAGGCGGCGGTGGCCTGGACCCGGGAGGGGAGGCTTTGGCTCCTGGTTTCCGAGCCCACCACCCCTGGGGTCCTGGCCCGCGCCCTCCTCTCCCTGGGGGCTTGGAACGCCCTCCGGATGGACGGAGGGGGCTCGGCCCAGCTTTGGGTCAAGGGCAGGCTGAGAAGCCCCTACCAAGGCTCTCCCAGGCCGGTGGTGAGCGCCTTGGCCCTTTACGCCCCCTAA
- the pyk gene encoding pyruvate kinase: MKPFKRTKIVATLGPASDSKEAIRALAEAGADVFRLNFSHGTHEEHRRRAAWVREVARELGKTLALLQDLQGPKIRIGRFKEGRVELKVGQPFILTRAPVEGDEGRVSLTYKGLPEDVAPGQVLLLDDGRLRLRVERVQGDEIHTVVELGGVLSDSKGINVPGSDLSIPALSEKDIQDLALGAELGVDWVAVSFVRTRDDLLLARHYLARHGSRARLMAKVEKPSAVYRFEEILEEADGIMVARGDLGVEMPLEEVPIVQKRLILKAIAAGKPVITATQMLESMVQNPSPTRAEASDVANAIFDGTDAVMLSAETAAGAYPVEAVATMARIAQAVESSPEFLQKLNVLRPAPTPTTQDAIAQAADDIVEAVEARAIVVFTATGSSARRIARTRPRVPILALTPSPEVERQLALVFGVLPHLAPDPKDTDDMVRIALEKVKACGLAQVGERVVIAAGVPFGVRGTTNLIRVERVS, translated from the coding sequence ATGAAGCCTTTTAAGCGCACCAAGATCGTGGCCACCCTGGGGCCCGCCTCGGACTCCAAGGAGGCCATCCGGGCCTTGGCGGAGGCGGGGGCGGACGTTTTTCGCCTGAACTTCAGCCACGGAACCCACGAGGAGCACCGCCGGCGGGCGGCCTGGGTGCGGGAGGTGGCGAGGGAGCTGGGCAAAACCCTGGCCCTTCTCCAAGACCTCCAGGGGCCTAAAATCCGCATCGGCCGCTTCAAGGAGGGCCGGGTGGAGCTTAAGGTGGGCCAGCCCTTCATCCTCACCCGAGCCCCCGTGGAGGGGGACGAAGGGCGGGTTTCCCTCACCTACAAGGGGCTACCCGAGGACGTGGCCCCTGGGCAGGTGCTCCTTCTGGACGATGGCCGCCTGCGCCTTCGGGTGGAGAGGGTCCAGGGGGACGAGATCCACACCGTGGTGGAGTTGGGTGGGGTTCTTTCCGACAGCAAGGGCATCAACGTCCCGGGTTCGGATCTTTCCATCCCTGCCCTTTCGGAAAAGGACATCCAGGACCTGGCCCTGGGGGCGGAGCTGGGGGTGGACTGGGTGGCGGTGTCCTTCGTGCGCACCCGGGATGACCTCCTTTTGGCCCGGCACTACCTGGCCCGGCACGGTTCCCGGGCCCGGCTGATGGCCAAGGTAGAGAAGCCCTCCGCCGTCTACCGCTTTGAGGAGATCCTCGAGGAGGCCGACGGCATCATGGTGGCCCGGGGGGACCTGGGGGTGGAGATGCCCTTGGAGGAGGTGCCCATCGTGCAAAAGCGCCTCATCCTCAAGGCCATCGCTGCGGGCAAGCCGGTGATCACCGCCACCCAGATGCTGGAGTCCATGGTGCAGAACCCAAGCCCCACCCGGGCCGAGGCCTCGGATGTGGCCAACGCCATCTTTGACGGGACGGATGCCGTGATGCTTTCCGCAGAAACCGCCGCCGGAGCCTACCCGGTGGAGGCCGTGGCCACCATGGCCCGGATCGCCCAGGCGGTGGAATCCTCCCCTGAGTTCTTGCAGAAGCTCAACGTCCTTCGCCCCGCGCCCACCCCCACCACCCAGGACGCCATCGCCCAGGCGGCAGACGACATTGTGGAGGCGGTGGAGGCCCGGGCCATCGTGGTCTTTACCGCCACGGGAAGCTCCGCCAGGCGCATCGCCCGTACCCGGCCCCGGGTACCCATCCTGGCCCTCACCCCTAGCCCCGAGGTGGAGCGGCAACTGGCCTTGGTCTTTGGGGTTCTCCCCCACCTGGCCCCGGACCCTAAGGACACCGACGACATGGTGCGGATCGCCTTGGAGAAGGTGAAGGCCTGTGGCCTAGCCCAGGTGGGGGAGAGGGTGGTGATCGCCGCTGGGGTGCCCTTTGGGGTGCGGGGGACCACCAACCTCATCCGGGTGGAGCGGGTGAGCTGA
- the eno gene encoding phosphopyruvate hydratase: MTTIVSVKAREVLDSRGFPTVEAEVELEGGAKGRAMVPSGASTGTHEALELRDGGRRYLGKGVRRAVESIQERIAPELIGLDALDQEGVDRAMLELDGTPNKANLGANAILAVSLATARAAAEALGLPLYRYLGGVQGVVLPVPLMNVINGGKHADNRVDFQEFMLVPAGVDSFSEALRVGAEVFHTLKGVLKEKGYSTNVGDEGGFAPDLKSNEEAMELLLLAIERAGYTPGQEVSLALDPAASELYREGRYHLEGEGRVLSSEEMVEFWASWVEKYPIRSLEDGLAEDDWEGWRLLTERLGGRVQLVGDDLFVTNPDRLRQGIERGVANAILVKVNQIGTLSETLEAIRLAQRSGYRAVISHRSGETEDSFIADLAVAVNAGQIKTGSLSRSDRLAKYNQLLRIEEELGRAARFLGYEAF; this comes from the coding sequence ATGACCACAATCGTCAGCGTGAAGGCCAGGGAGGTTTTGGACTCCAGAGGCTTTCCCACGGTGGAGGCCGAGGTGGAGCTGGAAGGGGGGGCCAAGGGAAGGGCCATGGTTCCCTCCGGGGCCTCCACGGGTACCCACGAGGCCCTAGAGCTACGGGATGGGGGCAGGCGCTACCTGGGAAAGGGGGTGCGCCGGGCGGTGGAGAGCATTCAGGAGCGGATAGCGCCTGAGCTCATAGGCCTGGACGCCCTGGACCAGGAGGGGGTGGACCGGGCCATGCTGGAGCTGGACGGCACCCCCAACAAGGCCAACCTGGGGGCCAACGCCATCCTGGCGGTTTCCCTGGCCACGGCCCGGGCGGCGGCGGAGGCCTTGGGCTTGCCTCTTTACCGCTACCTGGGGGGCGTGCAAGGGGTGGTCCTGCCCGTTCCCCTCATGAACGTGATCAACGGGGGAAAGCATGCGGATAACCGGGTGGATTTCCAGGAATTCATGCTGGTGCCCGCGGGGGTGGACAGCTTTTCCGAGGCCCTGCGGGTGGGGGCTGAGGTCTTCCACACCCTCAAGGGGGTGCTGAAGGAGAAGGGGTACAGCACCAACGTGGGGGACGAGGGAGGGTTTGCCCCGGACCTCAAGAGCAACGAGGAGGCCATGGAGCTCCTTCTCTTGGCCATTGAGCGGGCAGGGTACACCCCGGGCCAGGAGGTTTCCTTGGCCTTAGACCCGGCGGCCAGCGAGCTTTACCGGGAGGGCAGGTACCACCTGGAGGGGGAAGGCCGGGTCCTTTCCTCGGAGGAGATGGTGGAGTTCTGGGCCTCCTGGGTGGAGAAGTACCCGATCCGCTCCCTCGAGGACGGCCTGGCGGAGGACGACTGGGAGGGATGGCGGCTTCTTACCGAGCGCCTGGGCGGCAGGGTCCAGCTGGTGGGGGATGACCTTTTCGTCACCAACCCGGATCGGCTTCGCCAAGGGATTGAGCGGGGTGTGGCCAACGCCATCCTGGTGAAGGTGAACCAGATCGGCACCCTTTCCGAGACCCTCGAGGCCATCCGCCTGGCCCAGCGCTCCGGCTACCGGGCGGTGATCAGCCACCGTTCCGGGGAAACGGAGGACAGCTTCATCGCCGACCTTGCGGTGGCGGTGAACGCCGGCCAGATCAAGACGGGTTCCCTCTCCCGCTCAGACCGCCTGGCCAAGTACAACCAGCTCCTGCGCATTGAGGAGGAGCTAGGGCGTGCGGCGCGCTTTCTCGGGTATGAAGCCTTTTAA